A genomic window from Bubalus bubalis isolate 160015118507 breed Murrah chromosome 11, NDDB_SH_1, whole genome shotgun sequence includes:
- the KBTBD13 gene encoding kelch repeat and BTB domain-containing protein 13, producing MPQGPETPVQVWVGSQLFQADRALLVEHCGFFRGLFRSGMREARAAEVHLGALSPDGFHTTLRVLRGERPALAAADELLQAVECAAFLQAPALARFLEHSLTSENCALLCDAAAAFGLHDVFHSAALFIRDGALELAAELALPEARTYVAELRPSSYVAVSTHAPAPGFLEDPSRTMCYLDEEEDTWRTLAALPLEASTLLAGVATLGNKLYIVGGVRGPNKEVVDLGFCYDPDGGTWREFPSPHQPRYDTALAGFEGHLYAIGGEFQRTAMSSVERYDPASGCWSFMADLPQPAAGVPCAHARGRLFVCLWQPADTTAVVEYAVRADEWLPVAELRRPQSYGHCMVAHRDSLYVVRNGPKDDFLHCAIDCLNLATGQWTALPGQFVNSKGALFTAVVRGDTVYTVNRVFTLLYAIEGGSWRLLREKAGFPRPGSLQTFLLRLPPGAQGPVASTTPEL from the coding sequence ATGCCGCAGGGCCCAGAGACCCCGGTGCAGGTGTGGGTGGGCAGCCAACTCTTCCAGGCAGACCGGGCCCTGCTAGTGGAGCACTGCGGCTTCTTCCGCGGCCTCTTTCGCTCGGGCATGCGGGAGGCGCGCGCTGCAGAGGTGCACCTGGGCGCGCTGAGCCCAGACGGCTTCCACACCACGCTGCGGGTGCTGCGCGGAGAGCGTCCAGCGCTGGCGGCTGCCGACGAGCTGCTGCAGGCCGTGGAGTGCGCCGCCTTCCTGCAGGCGCCTGCGCTGGCGCGCTTCCTAGAGCACAGCCTCACGTCGGAGAACTGCGCGCTGCTGTGCGACGCGGCCGCAGCCTTCGGCCTACACGACGTCTTCCACAGCGCCGCGCTCTTCATCCGCGACGGCGCCCTCGAGCTGGCGGCCGAGCTGGCGCTGCCCGAGGCCCGCACCTACGTGGCGGAGCTGCGACCCAGCAGCTACGTGGCCGTGAGCACACATGCGCCGGCGCCCGGCTTCCTGGAGGACCCTTCGCGCACCATGTGCTACCTGGATGAGGAGGAGGACACCTGGCGCACGCTGGCCGCGCTGCCCCTGGAGGCCAGCACGCTCCTGGCCGGTGTGGCCACGCTGGGCAACAAGCTCTACATTGTGGGCGGTGTGCGGGGCCCCAACAAGGAGGTGGTGGACCTGGGCTTCTGCTACGACCCCGACGGCGGAACGTGGCGCGagttccccagcccccaccagccGCGCTACGACACGGCGCTGGCCGGCTTCGAGGGCCACCTCTACGCCATCGGGGGGGAGTTCCAGAGGACAGCTATGAGCTCAGTGGAGCGCTACGACCCGGCCTCGGGCTGCTGGAGCTTCATGGCCGACTTGCCGCAGCCAGCTGCCGGCGTACCCTGCGCACACGCCCGCGGCCGCCTCTTCGTGTGTCTGTGGCAGCCGGCAGACACGACGGCCGTAGTGGAGTACGCTGTGCGGGCTGATGAGTGGCTGCCCGTGGCCGAGCTGCGGCGCCCACAGAGCTATGGCCACTGCATGGTGGCCCACCGCGACAGCCTCTACGTGGTGCGTAACGGACCTAAGGATGACTTCCTGCACTGCGCCATCGACTGCCTCAACCTAGCCACGGGCCAGTGGACAGCGCTGCCCGGCCAGTTCGTCAACAGCAAAGGCGCGCTCTTCACTGCCGTGGTGCGCGGCGACACCGTCTATACAGTCAACCGCGTGTTCACCCTGCTCTATGCCATCGAGGGCGGCTCCTGGAGGCTGCTTAGGGAGAAGGCCGGCTTCCCACGGCCCGGTTCCTTGCAGACCTTTCTCCTGAGGCTGCCTCCCGGTGCCCAGGGTCCTGTGGCCTCGACAACACCAGAACTGTGA